TACTATGTTGAAGACTATCTTGTCTATCTCCGGAAAACCGGGATTGTACAAACTTATTTCGCAAGGAAAAAATATGTTGATTGTTGAATCAATCAATGCTGATAAGAAGCGTTTCCCCGCTTATGGTAATGAAAAAATTATCTCTTTGGCAGATATCGCAATGTACACAGATGATGCGGAAGTTCCTTTGTATGATGTGTTGGAAGCGATGAAAAAGAAAGAAAATTCGGCAATTGCTTCTCTTGATCCGAAGAAGGCTAGTCCGGAACAACTCCGTGAATACTTGGCTGAAGTGTTGCCTAATTTCGATCGTGATCGTGTGCATGTAGGAGATATCAAGAAATTGATTTCCTGGTATAATACGTTGATATCTAATGGACTTACTG
The nucleotide sequence above comes from Bacteroides caccae. Encoded proteins:
- a CDS encoding DUF5606 family protein; protein product: MLKTILSISGKPGLYKLISQGKNMLIVESINADKKRFPAYGNEKIISLADIAMYTDDAEVPLYDVLEAMKKKENSAIASLDPKKASPEQLREYLAEVLPNFDRDRVHVGDIKKLISWYNTLISNGLTEFKPEAEVGEEEVVAE